Proteins from a single region of Macrotis lagotis isolate mMagLag1 chromosome 2, bilby.v1.9.chrom.fasta, whole genome shotgun sequence:
- the EPX gene encoding eosinophil peroxidase isoform X2, translated as MDLLTNASGCASQEVEVKCARKSKYRTITGQCNNRKKPWLGASNKALARWLPAEYEDRLSLPFGWTAGKKRNGFILPLVRAVSNQIVRFPEGKVTLDRNRALMFMQWGQFIDHDLDFSPESEAKVAFTKGIDCEKSCAQLPPCFPIKIPPNDPRITNRKDCIPFTRSAPSCPRRKNCVLNQLNALTSFVDASMVYGSENALAAQLRNTSNQLGLLAVNTRFQDNGRELLPFDNLREDPCLLTNRNARIPCFLAGDSRASETPKLTAIHTLFVREHNRLARELKRLNPRWSGEKLYQEARKIVGAMVQIITYRDFLPLVLGQARARKTLGHYRGYSSRVDPRVSNVFTLAFRFGHTLIQPFMFRLGNRYQSLGSNSRVPLSTVFFASWRVVNEGGIDPILRGLIATPAKLNRQNEILVDELRDKLFKQIRRIGLDLAALNMQRSRDHGLPGYNAWRRFCRLSQPRTLSQLARVLKNKDLARKFMSLYGTPDNIDIWVGAVAEPLLPGARVGPLLACLFENQFRRARDGDRFWWQNRGVFTRRQRQALRRISLSRIVCDNTGITSVPRHIFRANTFPKGFVNCRRIPKLNLSAWRGR; from the exons ATGGATCTGCTAACCAACGCCAGTGGTTGTGCCTCACAGGAGGTAGAAGTGAAATGTGCTCGAAAGAGCAAATACCGCACTATCACCGGGCAATGCAATAACAG GAAGAAACCTTGGCTGGGAGCATCTAACAAAGCCTTGGCCCGTTGGTTGCCTGCAGAGTATGAGGACAGGCTCTCTCTTCCTTTTGGTTGGACTGCTGGCAAGAAGAGGAATGGATTCATTCTCCCACTG GTCCGGGCTGTCTCCAACCAGATTGTCCGCTTCCCTGAAGGAAAGGTCACTTTGGACCGGAATAGGGCACTCATGTTCATGCAATGGGGTCAGTTCATTGACCATGACTTGGATTTCAGCCCTGAGTCTGAAGCCAAGGTGGCTTTCACCAAGGGGATCGACTGTGAGAAGAGTTGTGCCCAGCTACCCCCTTGTTTCCCTATCAAG ATCCCACCAAATGACCCTCGGATTACTAATCGGAAGGACTGCATCCCCTTTACCCGCTCTGCACCCTCCTGTCCCAGGAGGAAGAATTGTGTCCTCAATCAGCTCAATGCCCTCACTTCCTTTGTGGATGCCAGCATGGTATATGGTAGTGAGAATGCTCTTGCTGCCCAACTCAGGAACACATCCAATCAGCTGGGGCTGCTGGCTGTCAACACACGGTTCCAAGATAATGGGAGGGAACTTCTGCCTTTCGACAACCTGCGGGAAGACCCTTGCCTGCTCACCAATCGCAATGCTCGAATCCCCTGCTTCCTAGCAG GTGACAGTCGAGCAAGTGAAACTCCCAAACTAACAGCAATCCACACCCTCTTTGTGCGGGAGCACAACCGACTGGCTAGGGAGCTGAAAAGACTGAATCCCCGATGGAGTGGAGAGAAATTGTACCAGGAGGCCCGGAAGATTGTTGGGGCCATGGTCCAG ATCATCACCTACAGAGACTTCCTCCCCCTCGTTCTGGGTCAGGCCAGGGCCAGAAAAACTCTGGGTCACTACCGGGGCTACTCTTCTCGAGTGGATCCTCGCGTTTCTAATGTCTTCACCTTGGCCTTCCGTTTTGGTCACACTCTGATCCAGCCCTTCATGTTCCGCCTGGGCAATCGGTACCAGTCCTTAGGATCCAATTCTCGGGTCCCTCTCAGCACTGTATTTTTTGCCAGCTGGAGAGTTGTAAATGAAG GTGGAATTGATCCCATTCTCCGAGGCCTCATCGCCACTCCAGCCAAACTGAACCGCCAAAATGAGATACTAGTGGATGAACTCAGGGACAAGCTATTCAAACAGATCAGACGCATCGGGCTGGACTTGGCTGCTCTAAATATGCAACGTAGCCGGGACCATGGACTCCCAG GATACAATGCTTGGAGACGCTTCTGTAGGCTCTCCCAACCTCGAACTCTGTCTCAACTGGCCCGGGTGCTGAAGAACAAGGATCTAGCAAGGAAGTTCATGAGTCTGTATGGGACCCCAGACAACATTGACATCTGGGTTGGCGCTGTTGCTGAGCCCCTTTTGCCTGGGGCCAGAGTGGGGCCCCTCTTGGCCTGTCTTTTTGAGAACCAGTTTAGAAGAGCAAGAGATGGAGACAG GTTTTGGTGGCAGAATCGAGGTGTCTTCACCCGGAGGCAACGCCAAGCCTTGAGGAGAATTTCTTTATCTCGAATTGTCTGTGACAACACGGGCATTACCAGCGTCCCTCGGCACATCTTCAGGGCCAATACCTTCCCAAAAGGTTTTGTGAATTGTAGGAGAATCCCCAAGCTGAACCTTTCGGCCTGGAGAGGCAGATGA
- the EPX gene encoding eosinophil peroxidase isoform X1 codes for MKLLLPLVGLLVMLILSQGSDGTASTVGNVETSVVMSCMEEAKRLVNRAYKQTQESIKQRLQSGTASPMDLLAYFKRPAAGTRMAIKAADYMHVALNLLEEKLQPQHPGSFNLTDVLTPSQMDLLTNASGCASQEVEVKCARKSKYRTITGQCNNRKKPWLGASNKALARWLPAEYEDRLSLPFGWTAGKKRNGFILPLVRAVSNQIVRFPEGKVTLDRNRALMFMQWGQFIDHDLDFSPESEAKVAFTKGIDCEKSCAQLPPCFPIKIPPNDPRITNRKDCIPFTRSAPSCPRRKNCVLNQLNALTSFVDASMVYGSENALAAQLRNTSNQLGLLAVNTRFQDNGRELLPFDNLREDPCLLTNRNARIPCFLAGDSRASETPKLTAIHTLFVREHNRLARELKRLNPRWSGEKLYQEARKIVGAMVQIITYRDFLPLVLGQARARKTLGHYRGYSSRVDPRVSNVFTLAFRFGHTLIQPFMFRLGNRYQSLGSNSRVPLSTVFFASWRVVNEGGIDPILRGLIATPAKLNRQNEILVDELRDKLFKQIRRIGLDLAALNMQRSRDHGLPGYNAWRRFCRLSQPRTLSQLARVLKNKDLARKFMSLYGTPDNIDIWVGAVAEPLLPGARVGPLLACLFENQFRRARDGDRFWWQNRGVFTRRQRQALRRISLSRIVCDNTGITSVPRHIFRANTFPKGFVNCRRIPKLNLSAWRGR; via the exons ATGAAGCTACTTCTGCCCCTTGTGGGGCTTCTGGTGATGCTGATTCTGTCCCAGGGCTCAGATGGCACTGCCTCCACTG TGGGTAACGTGGAGACCTCAGTGGTCATGAGCTGCATGGAAGAGGCCAAGAGACTTGTGAACAGAGCCTACAAACAGACCCAGGAAAG CATAAAGCAACGGCTTCAGAGTGGAACTGCGAGCCCCATGGACCTCCTGGCCTACTTTAAGCGACCTGCAGCCGGGACAAGGATGGCTATCAAAGCTGCTGACTATATGCATGTGGCCCTGAATCTGCTGGAGGAGAAGCTTCAGCCCCAACACCCAGGATCCTTCAACCTCACAG ATGTGCTGACTCCTTCTCAGATGGATCTGCTAACCAACGCCAGTGGTTGTGCCTCACAGGAGGTAGAAGTGAAATGTGCTCGAAAGAGCAAATACCGCACTATCACCGGGCAATGCAATAACAG GAAGAAACCTTGGCTGGGAGCATCTAACAAAGCCTTGGCCCGTTGGTTGCCTGCAGAGTATGAGGACAGGCTCTCTCTTCCTTTTGGTTGGACTGCTGGCAAGAAGAGGAATGGATTCATTCTCCCACTG GTCCGGGCTGTCTCCAACCAGATTGTCCGCTTCCCTGAAGGAAAGGTCACTTTGGACCGGAATAGGGCACTCATGTTCATGCAATGGGGTCAGTTCATTGACCATGACTTGGATTTCAGCCCTGAGTCTGAAGCCAAGGTGGCTTTCACCAAGGGGATCGACTGTGAGAAGAGTTGTGCCCAGCTACCCCCTTGTTTCCCTATCAAG ATCCCACCAAATGACCCTCGGATTACTAATCGGAAGGACTGCATCCCCTTTACCCGCTCTGCACCCTCCTGTCCCAGGAGGAAGAATTGTGTCCTCAATCAGCTCAATGCCCTCACTTCCTTTGTGGATGCCAGCATGGTATATGGTAGTGAGAATGCTCTTGCTGCCCAACTCAGGAACACATCCAATCAGCTGGGGCTGCTGGCTGTCAACACACGGTTCCAAGATAATGGGAGGGAACTTCTGCCTTTCGACAACCTGCGGGAAGACCCTTGCCTGCTCACCAATCGCAATGCTCGAATCCCCTGCTTCCTAGCAG GTGACAGTCGAGCAAGTGAAACTCCCAAACTAACAGCAATCCACACCCTCTTTGTGCGGGAGCACAACCGACTGGCTAGGGAGCTGAAAAGACTGAATCCCCGATGGAGTGGAGAGAAATTGTACCAGGAGGCCCGGAAGATTGTTGGGGCCATGGTCCAG ATCATCACCTACAGAGACTTCCTCCCCCTCGTTCTGGGTCAGGCCAGGGCCAGAAAAACTCTGGGTCACTACCGGGGCTACTCTTCTCGAGTGGATCCTCGCGTTTCTAATGTCTTCACCTTGGCCTTCCGTTTTGGTCACACTCTGATCCAGCCCTTCATGTTCCGCCTGGGCAATCGGTACCAGTCCTTAGGATCCAATTCTCGGGTCCCTCTCAGCACTGTATTTTTTGCCAGCTGGAGAGTTGTAAATGAAG GTGGAATTGATCCCATTCTCCGAGGCCTCATCGCCACTCCAGCCAAACTGAACCGCCAAAATGAGATACTAGTGGATGAACTCAGGGACAAGCTATTCAAACAGATCAGACGCATCGGGCTGGACTTGGCTGCTCTAAATATGCAACGTAGCCGGGACCATGGACTCCCAG GATACAATGCTTGGAGACGCTTCTGTAGGCTCTCCCAACCTCGAACTCTGTCTCAACTGGCCCGGGTGCTGAAGAACAAGGATCTAGCAAGGAAGTTCATGAGTCTGTATGGGACCCCAGACAACATTGACATCTGGGTTGGCGCTGTTGCTGAGCCCCTTTTGCCTGGGGCCAGAGTGGGGCCCCTCTTGGCCTGTCTTTTTGAGAACCAGTTTAGAAGAGCAAGAGATGGAGACAG GTTTTGGTGGCAGAATCGAGGTGTCTTCACCCGGAGGCAACGCCAAGCCTTGAGGAGAATTTCTTTATCTCGAATTGTCTGTGACAACACGGGCATTACCAGCGTCCCTCGGCACATCTTCAGGGCCAATACCTTCCCAAAAGGTTTTGTGAATTGTAGGAGAATCCCCAAGCTGAACCTTTCGGCCTGGAGAGGCAGATGA